The Pseudomonas triclosanedens genome has a window encoding:
- a CDS encoding glycosyltransferase family 4 protein, producing the protein MRLLIVTDAWLPQVNGVVTSLKALVAELEALGHVVGLITPQDFRHWPCPSYPEIPLAWNLWNVGGKILEFAPDSVHLATEGPLGWAARRWLMRRGLRFSSAIHTRFPEYVKTRWPWLPLNLGYAFLRRFHGASQAVLVSSERMRGAFADHGLQRLVLWRKGVDLACFKPSAEAPPAQPVFLYVGRLAQEKNLEAFLDLDLPGRKRLVGDGPQRAELQARYPQAEFLGYRHGEALADAYRNASVLVFPSRTDTLGLVMYEALACGTPVAAFPVPGPLDVLQAGVTGVFDADLRNACMQALELDRQGCARWARGQSWRLSAQEFLRLQVPLAELPASEAPAC; encoded by the coding sequence ATGAGGCTGCTGATCGTCACAGATGCCTGGTTGCCGCAGGTCAACGGCGTGGTCACCAGCCTGAAGGCACTGGTGGCGGAGCTGGAGGCGCTGGGGCATGTGGTCGGTCTGATCACCCCGCAGGATTTTCGTCACTGGCCATGCCCGAGTTATCCGGAAATTCCCCTGGCCTGGAACCTGTGGAACGTGGGTGGGAAAATCCTCGAATTCGCGCCCGACAGTGTTCACCTTGCCACCGAAGGCCCGCTGGGATGGGCCGCACGACGCTGGCTGATGCGCCGTGGGCTGAGGTTCAGCAGCGCCATCCATACGCGTTTTCCCGAGTATGTGAAAACCCGCTGGCCGTGGCTGCCGCTGAATCTGGGCTACGCCTTCCTGCGCCGTTTCCACGGGGCAAGCCAGGCAGTGCTGGTGAGCAGCGAACGCATGCGCGGAGCCTTCGCCGATCACGGTCTGCAACGCCTGGTGCTGTGGCGCAAGGGCGTCGATCTCGCGTGCTTTAAGCCCAGTGCCGAAGCGCCGCCAGCGCAGCCGGTGTTTCTGTATGTAGGGCGGCTGGCGCAGGAGAAGAACCTCGAAGCCTTCCTCGACCTCGATCTGCCAGGCCGCAAGCGGTTAGTGGGCGACGGCCCGCAGCGCGCCGAATTGCAGGCACGTTATCCACAGGCCGAATTCCTCGGTTATCGCCACGGCGAGGCGCTGGCCGATGCCTATCGCAACGCCAGCGTACTGGTGTTCCCGTCGCGCACCGACACCCTGGGCCTGGTGATGTACGAAGCACTGGCCTGCGGTACACCGGTGGCGGCGTTCCCCGTGCCGGGGCCGCTGGACGTGCTGCAGGCGGGGGTTACGGGTGTATTCGACGCGGATCTGCGCAACGCCTGCATGCAGGCGCTGGAGCTGGATCGCCAGGGCTGCGCACGCTGGGCGCGCGGGCAGTCCTGGCGGTTGTCGGCGCAGGAGTTTCTCCGGTTACAGGTACCGCTGGCCGAGCTGCCGGCCAGCGAAGCTCCAGCGTGCTGA
- a CDS encoding GNAT family N-acetyltransferase, producing MPIQTLSRLADMDARQWDAMLPDDQPFLRHAFLSALEESGSVGGRTGWTPAHRVLAGDDGRLLAAAPAYLKSHSYGEYVFDWSWADACQRAGIRYYPKLLVGIPFTPVAGARLLGKPDAALSLVGALAAEVDEARCSGVHVNFTDAATDALLGAADGWLERLGCQYHWSNRGYRDFQDFLDALSSRKRKQLRKEREQVAGQGIDFVWMEGGELSEAHWDFVHACYSSTYEVRGQEPYLQRAFFSLLGERMPEAVRVVFAHRGGRPVAMAFSLVGGDTLYGRYWGCLAEFDRLHFETCFYQGLDFAIGHGLGRFDAGAQGEHKLIRGFEPVITRSWHRLGHPGLRDAVREFLEQERAGVLAYAQEARAALPYRQDGSD from the coding sequence ATGCCAATCCAGACCCTTTCCCGACTCGCCGATATGGACGCCCGCCAGTGGGATGCAATGCTGCCGGACGACCAGCCCTTCCTGCGCCATGCGTTCCTGTCGGCGCTGGAGGAAAGCGGTAGCGTCGGCGGTCGCACCGGCTGGACGCCCGCGCACCGGGTGCTGGCAGGCGACGACGGACGCCTGCTCGCCGCCGCACCTGCCTACCTGAAAAGCCATTCCTATGGCGAATACGTATTCGACTGGAGCTGGGCCGATGCCTGCCAGCGCGCGGGCATCCGCTACTACCCCAAGCTGCTGGTCGGCATTCCCTTCACTCCGGTGGCCGGCGCCCGGTTGCTGGGCAAGCCGGACGCCGCCCTGAGCCTGGTCGGCGCGCTGGCGGCGGAGGTGGACGAGGCGCGCTGCTCCGGCGTGCACGTGAACTTCACCGATGCCGCCACGGATGCCTTGCTTGGCGCCGCCGACGGCTGGCTGGAGCGCCTGGGCTGCCAGTACCACTGGAGCAATCGCGGCTATCGTGACTTCCAGGACTTTCTCGACGCGCTGAGCTCGCGCAAGCGCAAGCAACTGCGCAAGGAGCGCGAGCAGGTTGCCGGGCAGGGGATCGACTTCGTCTGGATGGAAGGCGGCGAGCTATCCGAGGCGCACTGGGACTTTGTCCATGCCTGTTACAGCAGTACCTACGAGGTGCGCGGGCAGGAGCCCTATCTGCAACGGGCATTCTTCAGCCTGTTGGGCGAGCGCATGCCCGAGGCCGTCCGCGTGGTGTTCGCCCATCGAGGCGGGCGTCCGGTGGCGATGGCTTTCAGCCTGGTCGGCGGTGACACGCTCTACGGCCGTTACTGGGGATGCCTGGCGGAGTTCGATCGCCTGCATTTCGAAACCTGCTTCTATCAGGGCCTGGATTTCGCCATCGGCCACGGTCTGGGTCGTTTCGACGCCGGGGCGCAGGGCGAACACAAGTTGATCCGCGGTTTCGAGCCGGTAATCACGCGTTCCTGGCATCGCCTGGGGCATCCGGGTTTGCGTGACGCGGTGAGGGAATTCCTGGAACAGGAACGGGCCGGGGTTCTGGCGTACGCGCAG